The genomic window TTGGGCAAATAGTTGATCGGTTCATACCTTCAAAATTGGATTCATTTGTGGTTTGCAAATGGGTTCTCTACCCCGGTCGCACCGGGGATTTTTATGGGCAGTCACCTGGGTATGTCCCGCAACGGATGAATTGTGTATAAACCATGTATGAACAAGGCATGGACAAGGCAGCTCTAGGGGCGATCGCTCATCTAGACGTGCTTGTTGTGCGAAAAAATGTCCCAGATGAGGAGCATTTTGCGCTAGGGTGAATAACAAGCTAGCTTGCGCCACGCCCCCTTGGCTGATCCAGCCTGCGGTAGGCAGTCAGCGGTGTGGACTGCTCAGGGATCTCAAATCCCTAGGTACCACGCCCTAAAGGTTGGCTCATATTCTGCTGGATGGAAGCTGAGTGACTATCACGCTTAAAAGGCTCATACTGTTTGGTGCTGCCGTAGGAGAACTAGACCATGAATGTATTCGGGATTGGACTACCGGAAATGGCCGTGATCACAATCTTGGCCCTTGTAATTTTTGGCCCGAAGAAGCTGCCAGAAATTGGGCGAAGTCTCGGTAAAGCCATTCGCGGGTTCCAAGAGGCGTCCAAGGAGTTTGAAACTGAGTTCAAGCGGGAAGCCGAACAAATTGAAAAGATGAGTAAGCAGCCGATGGAGGCTACCCTAGAACCTCCCACGCCCAAGGCCCTAGGTTCAACATC from Candidatus Obscuribacterales bacterium includes these protein-coding regions:
- a CDS encoding TatA/E family twin arginine-targeting protein translocase; protein product: MNVFGIGLPEMAVITILALVIFGPKKLPEIGRSLGKAIRGFQEASKEFETEFKREAEQIEKMSKQPMEATLEPPTPKALGSTSEPESDLETAKAEEPATSESSVG